A window of the Dyadobacter pollutisoli genome harbors these coding sequences:
- a CDS encoding GIY-YIG nuclease family protein, giving the protein MHTKTYFVYILKCADDSYYTGITNNLDRRLAEHNSGFNPECYTASRRPVELAFAFEFKYVDKAIAFEKQVKGWSRKKKEAIIRDNWEALKDLAKCVNGTHWREKGLEK; this is encoded by the coding sequence ATGCATACTAAAACCTATTTTGTCTACATCCTAAAATGCGCGGATGATAGCTATTACACCGGCATAACCAACAACCTCGACCGCCGACTTGCCGAACATAATTCAGGTTTTAATCCTGAATGTTACACCGCGTCCAGGCGGCCTGTTGAGCTTGCCTTTGCTTTTGAATTCAAATACGTTGATAAGGCGATTGCCTTTGAGAAGCAGGTTAAGGGTTGGAGCAGGAAGAAAAAGGAGGCGATTATTAGGGATAATTGGGAGGCTTTGAAGGATTTGGCGAAATGCGTGAATGGGACGCATTGGCGCGAGAAGGGTTTGGAGAAGTAG
- a CDS encoding Crp/Fnr family transcriptional regulator: MEPNELLAKLPVAFAEPELRQEMSRHGKYLVVGKGDTIVREGQYLDFLPIVLKGEIRVFQQKEDREILLYYVRAGQTCMMSLSAAYFSNTSVSYGVATEPSEIFVFPTRMVSEWQLKYPSWNSFLIQTFRSRYEELLGSFESVAFDPIEKRVMTYLANRSRQESTTKIVISHQQLAYELGTTRVVISRILKGFEQHGKLNLFRGYIRLK, from the coding sequence ATGGAACCAAACGAACTTCTGGCGAAGCTTCCCGTGGCATTTGCCGAACCCGAACTGAGGCAGGAAATGAGCCGGCATGGCAAGTATTTGGTCGTCGGGAAAGGTGATACCATTGTCCGCGAAGGGCAGTATCTCGATTTTTTACCGATCGTACTCAAAGGCGAGATCAGGGTTTTTCAGCAAAAAGAAGACCGGGAAATCCTGTTGTATTATGTGCGGGCCGGCCAAACCTGCATGATGTCGCTTTCCGCAGCGTATTTCAGCAATACCAGTGTTTCGTACGGTGTTGCGACGGAGCCGTCCGAGATCTTCGTTTTCCCTACCCGAATGGTCAGTGAATGGCAGCTCAAATATCCATCATGGAATTCGTTCCTGATCCAGACATTCCGAAGCCGGTATGAAGAGTTGCTCGGCTCGTTTGAGAGCGTTGCCTTCGACCCGATCGAAAAGCGGGTAATGACGTATCTGGCCAACCGGTCACGGCAGGAAAGCACTACTAAAATAGTAATCTCACATCAGCAGCTGGCCTACGAGCTGGGAACGACCCGGGTGGTCATTTCAAGGATATTGAAAGGCTTCGAACAGCATGGTAAGCTCAACCTTTTCAGAGGATATATCCGGTTAAAATAA
- a CDS encoding SymE family type I addiction module toxin, with protein sequence MTHKEKISKSGEKQLKICSKYYQRENFRAVFFPEIRLAGKWLQDLGFECGEEVMVKFSEKKLEITLVPPVVIEMVPVRKRRGSRKVGFVPFDER encoded by the coding sequence ATGACACACAAAGAAAAAATTTCAAAATCCGGCGAAAAGCAGCTAAAAATCTGCTCAAAGTACTACCAGCGGGAAAATTTCAGGGCTGTGTTTTTCCCGGAGATCAGGCTTGCCGGGAAGTGGCTGCAAGATTTGGGTTTTGAATGTGGGGAGGAGGTAATGGTAAAGTTTTCGGAAAAGAAATTGGAGATTACTTTGGTTCCGCCGGTTGTTATTGAAATGGTGCCGGTTAGAAAACGGCGGGGTTCGAGGAAAGTGGGGTTTGTTCCGTTTGATGAAAGGTAG
- a CDS encoding AAA family ATPase, which yields MAAANQIKNLIKSFGESDDSRFFTTALQIAATEARQGHNLFAQELKAIIDKAKKERSTSTIEGKSVQLSLPKRELQELIEVFVPRIKLNDLVLDNNVSAHLEKLIEEQQRWEILKKHNLEPTRKLLLTGPPGTGKTMTAQAIAGELGLAVYIIRLDGLMSKFLGESISKLRLIFDAMIDHRAVYLFDEFDSIGSHRNQGQDIGEVKRVLNSFLINIEKDKSNSIIIAATNMPESLDTALFRRFDEIVSYPLPNEAQIQEVISKNMSSYSFNRRINYKEISKIASGMNYSELTKACREVIKNMVLKGKENLDLDFFKTILKKRKEANG from the coding sequence ATGGCAGCAGCTAATCAAATAAAGAACTTAATAAAATCATTTGGGGAGAGCGACGATAGTCGCTTCTTCACAACCGCATTACAAATCGCTGCTACTGAGGCTAGACAGGGGCATAACCTCTTTGCCCAAGAGTTGAAGGCTATTATAGATAAAGCTAAGAAAGAGCGCTCCACATCAACCATTGAAGGGAAGTCAGTTCAATTGTCTCTGCCAAAAAGGGAATTGCAGGAGCTGATCGAGGTCTTTGTTCCTAGAATAAAACTAAATGATCTAGTTTTAGATAATAATGTTAGCGCGCATCTCGAGAAGTTAATAGAAGAGCAGCAGAGGTGGGAAATTTTGAAAAAACACAATCTTGAACCTACTAGAAAACTTTTGTTGACTGGCCCTCCTGGAACTGGTAAGACAATGACTGCTCAGGCGATAGCAGGAGAGCTTGGATTAGCAGTTTACATTATTCGGCTGGATGGATTAATGTCCAAATTTCTAGGTGAATCTATTAGCAAGCTACGACTCATTTTTGACGCAATGATTGATCATCGTGCCGTGTACCTGTTTGATGAATTTGATTCAATTGGTTCTCATAGAAATCAAGGACAAGACATTGGCGAAGTAAAGAGAGTTTTGAATAGTTTCTTAATTAACATCGAGAAAGACAAAAGTAATAGCATTATTATAGCCGCCACTAACATGCCAGAGAGCCTAGATACAGCTTTATTTAGAAGATTCGACGAAATTGTATCTTATCCGTTACCAAACGAGGCTCAAATTCAGGAGGTTATTAGTAAAAATATGAGCTCTTATTCTTTCAATAGAAGGATCAATTACAAGGAAATATCGAAGATTGCTAGCGGAATGAATTATTCTGAATTAACAAAAGCATGTCGGGAAGTAATTAAAAATATGGTCTTAAAGGGAAAAGAAAATTTAGACCTTGATTTTTTCAAAACTATCCTAAAAAAGCGCAAAGAAGCCAATGGCTAA
- a CDS encoding rhomboid family intramembrane serine protease, translating into MITLGIIGLNVVLSLYCLSNRDAFDKLCLVPEKINNDPSQRYRLISHAFIHADLGHLLFNMLTLYFFGTELERGILSEGEYVIFYLVAILLSSLPSYQQHKHNPDYVAVGASGAVSAVMFALVLFSPWSVIYIKFIIPIYFILFAVGYLGYSYYQSKNNQSNIAHDVHMWGALFGLAYMLIVHPSSLRTFLDQMSNAPFLN; encoded by the coding sequence TTGATTACACTTGGAATAATTGGGCTCAATGTGGTCCTTTCGCTGTACTGCCTGTCTAACAGGGACGCTTTTGATAAACTGTGCCTGGTACCGGAGAAAATCAACAATGACCCCAGTCAGCGATACAGGTTGATTAGTCACGCATTCATTCACGCGGATCTGGGGCATCTGCTTTTTAATATGCTGACGCTTTATTTCTTTGGAACCGAGCTGGAGAGAGGCATTCTGTCCGAAGGCGAATATGTAATTTTCTATCTCGTAGCGATATTGCTGTCGAGCTTGCCGTCTTATCAGCAACATAAGCATAACCCCGACTACGTTGCGGTTGGAGCCAGTGGGGCTGTTTCAGCTGTCATGTTCGCGTTAGTGCTGTTTTCACCGTGGTCGGTTATTTACATCAAATTCATTATCCCTATCTATTTCATTCTTTTTGCAGTGGGTTACCTAGGTTATTCTTATTACCAGAGCAAAAACAACCAAAGCAACATTGCGCATGATGTACATATGTGGGGCGCATTGTTTGGTTTGGCCTATATGTTAATCGTACATCCGAGTAGTCTTCGTACTTTTCTGGATCAAATGTCAAATGCGCCGTTCCTGAATTAA
- a CDS encoding Crp/Fnr family transcriptional regulator: MSPYHHPFLTFLQSHRQIPAGDLQTISEHLAFRKVENKVTLLEQGRVASELFFICKGILKIVTNNERGNAVTQFFLKENQFCTILHSFENGVPAHESIVTAIECELVVIPKQKLLALFEALPYLKELIMSIMHRALLDKIAIRNAYMGEDASSRYETFRTRQPEIALRVPLSDVASYLGITQQSLSRIRKNVR, encoded by the coding sequence ATGTCCCCATACCACCACCCATTCCTAACCTTCCTCCAATCTCACCGCCAAATCCCAGCCGGCGACCTGCAAACCATCTCGGAACACCTCGCATTCCGCAAAGTTGAGAACAAAGTAACACTCCTCGAACAAGGTCGCGTCGCCAGTGAGCTATTCTTTATCTGCAAAGGCATTTTGAAAATTGTTACCAATAACGAGAGAGGAAATGCAGTAACCCAGTTCTTCCTCAAAGAAAACCAATTCTGCACCATTCTACACAGTTTCGAAAATGGCGTTCCCGCGCATGAAAGCATTGTAACGGCCATCGAATGCGAACTAGTGGTGATACCCAAGCAAAAACTCCTCGCACTTTTTGAAGCGCTTCCTTATCTCAAAGAATTGATCATGAGCATCATGCATCGGGCGTTGCTTGACAAAATCGCCATTCGCAATGCATATATGGGCGAAGATGCTTCTTCCCGGTACGAAACATTCCGCACACGCCAGCCCGAAATTGCGCTCCGCGTTCCCCTCAGCGATGTTGCTTCTTACCTAGGCATTACGCAACAATCCCTAAGCCGCATCCGCAAAAATGTGCGTTGA
- a CDS encoding helix-turn-helix transcriptional regulator, whose product MQSSLFMRLNRLKLVLYEKGKTSKDLAHALGKAQSTVSRWCTNDSQPSLEMLYEISVWLKVDIRELLVSTAG is encoded by the coding sequence ATGCAGTCGTCGCTATTTATGCGCCTTAACAGATTAAAGTTAGTACTATACGAAAAGGGTAAAACCAGCAAGGATCTCGCTCATGCGCTGGGTAAGGCGCAATCAACCGTGTCTCGCTGGTGTACCAATGACTCACAGCCTTCTTTGGAGATGCTTTATGAAATTTCGGTTTGGTTGAAGGTGGATATTCGGGAGCTGCTCGTTAGTACGGCGGGGTAG
- a CDS encoding dihydrofolate reductase family protein, with translation MRRIIINEHISIDGVIQGPGGPDEDTSGGFELGGWSAKYGDEISGKSMMDAMAEDYDLLLGRVTFDIWEPYWPNQSGPIGDKFNKIKKYVATQTRTESNWEGTVLLNGDTIEQVKALKASDGPDLHMWGSADFIQSLFENGLVDKMNLWIYPVVLGKGKRLFAGGTMPGGFKLVKHAVASTGLICASYEANGEVLTGNAGEE, from the coding sequence ATGAGACGGATCATCATTAACGAACATATCAGTATTGACGGCGTAATACAAGGACCCGGCGGACCTGACGAGGACACATCTGGCGGCTTTGAGCTGGGCGGATGGAGCGCTAAATATGGGGACGAAATATCAGGAAAATCTATGATGGATGCCATGGCGGAGGACTACGATCTGCTGCTGGGCCGCGTTACCTTCGACATTTGGGAGCCATATTGGCCGAATCAATCGGGGCCGATCGGGGACAAATTCAATAAGATCAAAAAGTATGTCGCCACGCAAACGCGGACTGAGTCCAATTGGGAAGGAACCGTTTTGTTGAACGGCGACACCATTGAACAGGTAAAAGCATTGAAAGCCAGCGACGGGCCCGACTTACATATGTGGGGTAGCGCGGATTTTATCCAATCTCTTTTTGAAAATGGCCTGGTCGACAAGATGAATCTTTGGATTTATCCGGTCGTATTGGGCAAAGGAAAAAGGCTTTTCGCCGGAGGTACCATGCCGGGAGGTTTTAAATTGGTAAAGCATGCCGTGGCTTCTACCGGGCTGATTTGTGCGAGTTATGAAGCGAATGGGGAGGTGCTGACTGGGAATGCTGGGGAGGAGTAG
- a CDS encoding DUF2167 domain-containing protein, translating to MKKLLLVLSLLALFQCSFAQNADTSSVEQAAAIQKILDRDKAIKYQTGNVHINSDVKLTVPAGYKFMSKADAEYVVFDFWGNPRSEGLLGMIVKQDYSIVDESAWAFVVTYENSGFVKDEDAEDIDYDEMMEELQGEEEETNAARVKEGYSAVHITGWAAKPFYDKKNNILHWAKSIKFGEDADTTLNYDVRILGRKGVLSLNAVGSLSQIGDIKKHVPDIIHIAQFKEGSRYTDFDPEIDKVAAYTIGGLVAGKLLAKVGLFALLLKNIKLVIFALIAIFGALKNRILGLFSKKAPALVAKTTSDPEPEAPEN from the coding sequence ATGAAAAAACTGTTACTTGTACTCAGCCTTTTGGCTTTGTTTCAATGTTCGTTTGCGCAAAATGCCGACACTTCCTCTGTCGAACAAGCCGCAGCAATTCAAAAAATCCTCGACCGGGATAAAGCCATTAAGTATCAGACCGGCAATGTGCACATTAATTCAGATGTGAAATTAACCGTCCCGGCCGGCTACAAATTCATGAGCAAGGCCGATGCGGAATATGTTGTTTTCGATTTTTGGGGAAATCCGCGTTCGGAGGGTCTGCTAGGGATGATTGTCAAGCAGGATTATTCAATTGTCGATGAGAGTGCTTGGGCGTTTGTTGTTACTTACGAAAATTCCGGTTTTGTTAAAGACGAAGATGCGGAGGACATTGATTACGATGAAATGATGGAAGAACTGCAAGGCGAAGAGGAGGAAACAAATGCGGCGCGCGTCAAAGAAGGATATTCAGCCGTCCACATCACAGGTTGGGCCGCGAAACCTTTTTATGATAAGAAGAATAATATACTTCACTGGGCCAAATCGATAAAATTCGGAGAAGATGCTGACACCACACTAAACTACGATGTTCGCATATTGGGACGAAAAGGCGTATTAAGTTTAAATGCAGTTGGTTCGCTGAGCCAGATCGGTGACATTAAAAAGCATGTTCCCGACATTATTCATATCGCGCAATTTAAGGAGGGAAGCAGGTACACGGATTTTGATCCTGAAATAGACAAGGTTGCGGCTTACACCATCGGCGGACTTGTGGCAGGTAAGTTGCTGGCCAAAGTCGGACTTTTTGCACTTCTGCTCAAAAATATCAAGCTGGTTATTTTTGCGCTCATAGCAATTTTCGGTGCATTGAAAAACAGGATATTGGGTTTGTTTTCCAAGAAAGCACCTGCATTAGTTGCCAAAACAACCTCAGATCCCGAACCTGAAGCACCCGAAAATTGA
- a CDS encoding DUF1059 domain-containing protein, translating to MKTLHCRDAGFDCEGVIKAPTDEEVLTLAAAHALEAHGVQVTSELAGQLQTLIKDEN from the coding sequence ATGAAAACGCTACATTGCCGCGATGCGGGATTTGATTGTGAAGGTGTTATTAAAGCCCCCACCGACGAAGAAGTACTAACTCTGGCCGCAGCGCACGCTCTTGAAGCCCACGGCGTACAGGTCACCTCCGAGCTTGCAGGACAGCTGCAAACGCTGATCAAAGACGAAAACTAA
- a CDS encoding SDR family oxidoreductase, translating into MEQKSEPLQNKKIVIIGGSAGIGFAVAQAVAAKQAHVVIVSSNQERVNKALETLPENSAGYAVDVTNETQIQQLFETIGPFDHLVYTAGENLMLGNVSDTDVAGARKFWDIRYWGAFAAVKHASTTINPGGSMVLTSGIASNRPNAGWALGASICAAMEGFTRAMAMELAPVRVNIVSPGVVTTDLWSNMPVSERDGFYASVAGSLPVKHVGQAEEIARAYVYLMEQTFGTGQTVVVDGGGVLV; encoded by the coding sequence ATGGAACAGAAATCAGAGCCTTTGCAAAACAAAAAAATCGTCATTATCGGAGGAAGTGCGGGAATTGGATTTGCCGTCGCGCAGGCCGTCGCAGCTAAACAGGCGCATGTCGTAATCGTATCCAGCAACCAGGAGCGAGTTAACAAAGCCCTCGAAACATTACCCGAAAACAGTGCGGGATATGCAGTCGACGTCACGAACGAAACGCAGATTCAACAACTGTTTGAAACCATCGGGCCATTTGATCACCTGGTGTATACTGCTGGCGAAAATCTGATGCTCGGTAATGTCAGCGATACCGACGTGGCAGGAGCCCGCAAGTTTTGGGATATCCGTTATTGGGGTGCCTTCGCTGCCGTGAAACATGCTTCGACGACTATCAATCCTGGCGGCTCGATGGTACTCACGAGCGGTATCGCAAGCAACCGACCCAATGCAGGCTGGGCTCTGGGCGCGAGCATCTGTGCCGCCATGGAAGGTTTCACACGCGCCATGGCAATGGAACTGGCTCCGGTCCGCGTCAACATCGTTTCTCCCGGCGTAGTAACTACCGATTTGTGGAGTAATATGCCTGTCAGCGAGCGTGATGGATTTTATGCTTCTGTGGCCGGGTCGCTTCCTGTGAAGCATGTGGGGCAGGCGGAGGAGATTGCGCGGGCTTACGTGTATCTGATGGAGCAGACTTTTGGTACCGGGCAGACAGTGGTTGTGGATGGTGGGGGTGTGTTGGTTTGA
- a CDS encoding S8 family peptidase — protein sequence MANIEPKPHVYLGNKYSTALPYKYPTTVVGPSLEVKNQTRAIHGQALIRQLNSFREQFRINAELDLPPEIVRDDVIYIEFTSEWGYALQFESLDQDTTRTYDFQLLTTRVEKGIVNGNEMTRFHATVLVKQGAISAFIRKIEQYLVENIFKKDPDTDEKIDTGNPKNYKLVNNISSIRLATLRSFWADEPEIPFPNTNDSIWWEVWFRKSSNDRENIGRALNNLEAVGCIIGRSELVLTEHRVRLVKATIGQLTQSLLFLDSLAELRKPQEVADFISHRNVNNIDRKEYLEDLIQRTEISDDLLPVLVCILDSGVNNQHPVLSQLMPDEFLYTYNEAWGVGDGAGNGGHGTAVAALAIYGDFVDALSNAASIVVRHSVESYKIYQDNDANDPDLYAAITEGAVNTPLIDRPENQRVYCLTVTDKTLAFRGRPSAWSAAIDKIVLGLSFDPFYPQIMVISSGNVSLQRHEDYPGVNRDESIHDPAQAYNAIAVGAYTRKDRIDAATGLTALAPNGGMSPCNSTSLNWETQWPNKPDVVFEGGNSSTDGTSVSDHDSLKLFSADSEYPNYVFRPFGDTSASAALAAKMIAELRSSFPDLWPETIRALLIHSANWTTIMADPQAIRRFNETQKRELLRTFGYGVPNLERALNSATNSVTLIAEREIKPFKRVGQTVSFDEYHLYTLPWPADVLRDLGEADATLIITLSYYIEPNPGGKRYLKNYHYHSHGLDFAVIKAGEPVRIFERRVSAVTEIPNDERNGIGEPWTIGRLGSKGSIRKDYITMSAVEMSERNIIAIFPKNGWYRTRKKLKRFDSRVRYSLIVTIETPEMDIYTPVSNRISNEVPATPA from the coding sequence ATGGCTAATATTGAACCGAAGCCCCATGTCTATCTAGGAAATAAATACAGTACCGCCCTACCTTATAAATATCCCACAACTGTTGTTGGTCCATCCTTAGAGGTGAAAAACCAAACTAGGGCAATTCATGGACAAGCGTTGATTAGGCAGCTCAATTCATTTAGAGAGCAGTTTAGAATTAACGCGGAGTTAGACTTACCTCCTGAAATAGTTCGAGACGATGTTATTTACATTGAATTTACGTCTGAGTGGGGCTATGCTTTGCAATTTGAGAGTTTGGATCAGGATACAACAAGGACATATGATTTTCAGCTCTTAACTACAAGGGTAGAGAAAGGTATTGTAAACGGGAATGAGATGACCAGATTTCACGCGACAGTACTAGTCAAACAAGGGGCAATAAGTGCTTTTATTAGAAAAATCGAACAATATCTGGTTGAGAATATTTTCAAAAAAGATCCGGATACTGATGAAAAAATTGATACAGGCAACCCAAAAAATTATAAGCTAGTAAATAATATTAGCTCAATAAGGCTGGCAACTTTGAGGTCTTTCTGGGCTGATGAACCTGAAATACCATTTCCGAACACAAATGACAGCATTTGGTGGGAAGTATGGTTTAGGAAAAGTTCTAATGACCGCGAAAATATTGGCAGAGCATTAAATAATTTGGAAGCTGTCGGTTGTATAATCGGACGTTCGGAATTAGTTCTGACCGAGCACAGAGTACGTCTTGTCAAAGCGACCATTGGTCAGTTGACTCAATCACTTCTTTTTCTTGATAGCCTAGCTGAACTGAGAAAACCCCAGGAAGTGGCAGATTTCATCAGTCATAGGAATGTAAATAATATTGATCGAAAAGAGTATTTAGAGGATTTAATACAACGCACCGAAATATCCGATGATCTATTACCGGTTTTAGTATGCATACTGGATAGTGGAGTCAATAACCAGCATCCGGTACTAAGTCAATTGATGCCAGATGAGTTTTTATATACCTATAATGAAGCATGGGGAGTTGGTGATGGAGCTGGAAACGGCGGACATGGGACCGCCGTCGCGGCGCTGGCCATTTATGGGGATTTCGTAGACGCACTGTCAAATGCAGCAAGCATTGTGGTTAGACATTCGGTGGAATCATACAAAATATATCAGGATAATGATGCGAATGATCCAGATCTGTATGCTGCTATAACAGAGGGAGCAGTCAATACACCTCTCATTGATCGACCAGAAAATCAGAGAGTATATTGCTTAACGGTAACAGATAAAACCCTTGCATTTAGAGGCAGGCCATCTGCTTGGTCCGCAGCAATTGACAAAATAGTTTTAGGTTTATCCTTTGACCCGTTTTATCCTCAGATCATGGTGATAAGTAGCGGAAATGTATCACTACAAAGACATGAGGACTATCCAGGAGTAAATCGCGATGAATCTATTCACGATCCTGCGCAGGCATACAACGCAATTGCGGTTGGCGCTTATACTCGGAAGGATCGAATCGATGCCGCTACTGGTCTCACTGCGTTAGCGCCGAATGGTGGAATGTCACCTTGTAATTCAACTTCCTTAAACTGGGAAACGCAATGGCCAAATAAACCGGATGTAGTATTTGAAGGGGGTAATTCGTCTACGGATGGAACGAGCGTTTCCGACCATGATTCGTTAAAGCTCTTTTCAGCAGACTCCGAATATCCCAATTATGTTTTTCGTCCATTTGGAGATACTAGCGCCTCAGCGGCGCTCGCCGCAAAGATGATTGCTGAATTGCGATCATCTTTTCCAGATCTCTGGCCGGAAACAATCAGAGCATTATTGATTCATTCGGCAAATTGGACTACAATTATGGCCGATCCCCAAGCTATTAGAAGATTTAACGAAACCCAAAAAAGGGAATTGCTGAGAACATTTGGCTACGGAGTTCCGAATTTAGAACGAGCTTTAAATAGCGCTACCAATAGTGTGACCTTGATTGCGGAGCGAGAGATAAAACCATTTAAAAGGGTTGGACAGACTGTCTCTTTTGATGAATATCACCTTTACACACTACCATGGCCGGCGGATGTACTGCGAGATTTGGGCGAAGCGGATGCGACATTAATAATAACCCTATCATATTATATTGAACCGAATCCCGGAGGAAAGAGATACTTAAAAAACTATCATTATCATTCTCATGGTTTAGATTTTGCGGTTATAAAGGCCGGCGAACCAGTAAGGATTTTTGAAAGAAGGGTTTCCGCCGTGACTGAGATTCCAAACGATGAGAGGAATGGAATAGGTGAACCCTGGACGATTGGAAGATTAGGTTCTAAAGGCTCAATTCGTAAAGATTATATTACAATGTCAGCCGTAGAAATGTCTGAAAGAAACATTATCGCAATTTTTCCCAAAAACGGTTGGTATCGTACTCGGAAAAAATTGAAAAGATTTGATTCGAGAGTTCGGTATAGTCTGATAGTTACAATAGAAACTCCTGAAATGGATATATATACGCCTGTAAGTAATCGTATTAGTAATGAGGTTCCCGCAACTCCTGCTTAA
- a CDS encoding DUF1304 domain-containing protein: MEILGKILVGLVALEHFYIMYLEMFAWETKGKEVFKGSLAPELFKPTKTLAANQGLYNGFLAAGLIWTFFIEEHHWRFHVAIFFLTCVIVAGIYGAVTASKKIFYVQALPAIVALVVLHF; this comes from the coding sequence ATGGAAATCCTCGGTAAAATCCTCGTAGGCCTCGTCGCTCTCGAACACTTCTACATCATGTATCTCGAAATGTTCGCCTGGGAAACCAAAGGCAAAGAAGTATTCAAAGGCTCCCTGGCACCGGAATTGTTCAAGCCCACGAAAACGCTGGCCGCCAATCAGGGACTTTATAACGGATTTTTAGCCGCAGGCCTGATCTGGACATTTTTCATCGAGGAGCACCATTGGAGATTCCACGTTGCCATTTTCTTTCTCACCTGTGTGATTGTGGCTGGAATTTACGGGGCTGTTACCGCCAGCAAAAAGATCTTTTACGTACAAGCGCTACCGGCGATTGTGGCGTTGGTGGTTTTGCATTTTTGA
- a CDS encoding alpha/beta hydrolase-fold protein, with protein sequence MKTLLLALSLALSFWASAQDKNTISIGKIDSIQSKILGENRKVWVHVPNGGVDGLYGKTRYPVVYLLDGEGHFASVVGMIQQLSSVNGNDICPEMIVVGIPNTDRTRDLTPTHISSDPPFMDTTFSKKTGGGTNFLSFIQKELIPHIDSLYPTQPYKMLIGHSFGGLAVMNSLINRPKLFNSYICIDPSMWYDHMNFLKTTKKALSGQKFSGTSLYLGIANTMSEGMTLAKLSKDTTAMNGHIRSIFELDKHAKANPQNGLRYKSKYYPDDTHSSAPLITEYDALRFIFDYYPLKLTDKDFDDSTVALADKYLKHYAFVSNQMGYKVAPPESAINAMGYQALGSKHFKKAESLFKLNVANYPGSGNVYDSYGDYFVAKKDKINAIAQFEKALSVADNADTRKKLEELRKSTAK encoded by the coding sequence ATGAAAACACTTCTTCTCGCATTGTCCCTGGCCCTATCCTTCTGGGCCTCCGCGCAGGATAAAAACACCATCTCAATTGGCAAGATAGATAGCATTCAATCCAAAATACTGGGTGAGAACCGGAAGGTATGGGTGCATGTACCTAATGGTGGCGTTGATGGGTTGTATGGCAAAACGCGCTATCCTGTTGTGTACTTGTTGGACGGCGAGGGTCATTTTGCTTCTGTAGTGGGCATGATCCAGCAGCTGAGCTCGGTGAATGGCAATGACATTTGTCCCGAAATGATCGTAGTTGGGATCCCGAATACGGACCGCACCAGGGACCTGACACCAACTCACATTAGCTCCGACCCGCCGTTTATGGACACCACATTTTCTAAAAAAACTGGCGGAGGCACTAATTTTCTTTCTTTCATCCAAAAAGAACTCATCCCTCACATCGACTCATTGTACCCGACGCAGCCTTATAAAATGCTGATCGGACATTCATTCGGTGGTCTGGCCGTGATGAACTCGCTGATCAATCGCCCCAAACTTTTTAATTCCTACATCTGCATTGATCCCAGCATGTGGTACGACCACATGAATTTTTTAAAAACCACCAAAAAGGCGCTCAGCGGACAAAAATTTTCTGGGACTTCGCTATACCTGGGCATTGCCAATACGATGAGCGAAGGAATGACGCTCGCCAAACTATCGAAAGATACTACCGCCATGAACGGCCACATCCGCTCGATATTTGAGCTGGACAAACACGCGAAGGCTAATCCGCAAAACGGTTTGAGATATAAAAGCAAATACTATCCCGACGACACCCACAGTTCGGCACCGCTGATTACCGAATACGATGCCCTCCGGTTTATCTTCGACTATTATCCATTGAAGCTAACTGATAAGGATTTTGATGACAGCACCGTGGCTCTGGCCGACAAGTACCTTAAACATTATGCCTTTGTATCTAACCAAATGGGCTACAAAGTGGCACCGCCCGAAAGCGCGATCAATGCAATGGGTTACCAGGCCCTCGGGAGCAAACACTTCAAGAAAGCCGAGAGCCTGTTCAAACTCAATGTCGCCAACTATCCCGGCAGCGGCAATGTCTATGATTCTTATGGGGATTATTTTGTGGCCAAAAAGGATAAAATTAATGCGATCGCACAGTTTGAAAAGGCGCTTTCAGTAGCCGACAATGCGGATACACGGAAAAAGCTGGAAGAACTTCGAAAATCTACGGCGAAATGA